A genomic region of Micromonospora sp. NBRC 110009 contains the following coding sequences:
- a CDS encoding DMT family transporter, with translation MTATGTAARPTLSTTRRIAGIGLATASGVAVAVQSRINGELGVRLADGIAAAVVSFGFGLLILLVLVPATAGGRRGLAALRAALRDGSLRPWQCLGGVCGAFLVATQGLTIGTLGVAVFTVAVVAGQSGSSLLVDRAGIGPTGRQPVTPSRLVGAVLTVLAVVLAVGDRLGEPGALALALLPLAAGVGIAWQQAVNGQVRAAAGSAMTATLVNFSVGTVALLATFAADVAVRGRPAGGFPGEPWLYLGGPIGIVFIALAAAIVRFTGVLLLALATIAGQIVGAVLLDVLLPTAASHPGLNTLLGAALTLVAVLVAALGPPPRR, from the coding sequence GTGACGGCGACCGGGACGGCGGCGCGCCCGACGCTGTCGACCACGCGGCGGATCGCCGGCATCGGGCTGGCCACCGCCTCGGGAGTCGCGGTGGCCGTCCAGTCCCGGATCAACGGCGAGTTGGGCGTACGGCTGGCCGACGGGATCGCCGCGGCGGTGGTCTCGTTCGGCTTCGGCCTGCTGATCCTGCTGGTGCTGGTCCCCGCCACCGCGGGCGGCCGGCGCGGGCTGGCCGCCCTCCGGGCGGCGCTACGGGACGGCTCGCTGCGCCCGTGGCAGTGCCTCGGCGGGGTGTGCGGGGCCTTCCTGGTCGCCACCCAGGGGTTGACCATCGGCACGCTCGGCGTGGCCGTGTTCACCGTGGCCGTGGTGGCCGGGCAGTCCGGCAGCAGCCTGCTGGTGGACCGGGCCGGCATCGGGCCGACCGGGCGGCAGCCGGTCACCCCGAGCCGGCTGGTCGGCGCGGTGCTCACCGTGCTGGCCGTGGTGCTGGCGGTGGGCGACCGGCTCGGCGAGCCGGGTGCCCTGGCGCTGGCCCTGCTGCCGCTCGCGGCCGGGGTCGGCATCGCCTGGCAGCAGGCGGTGAACGGCCAGGTGCGGGCGGCGGCCGGCAGCGCCATGACGGCCACCCTGGTCAACTTCTCCGTCGGCACGGTGGCGCTGCTCGCGACCTTCGCGGCGGACGTGGCGGTGCGGGGCCGCCCGGCCGGCGGCTTCCCCGGCGAGCCGTGGCTCTACCTGGGCGGCCCGATCGGCATCGTGTTCATCGCGCTGGCCGCCGCGATCGTCCGCTTCACCGGGGTGCTGCTGCTCGCCCTGGCCACCATCGCCGGCCAGATCGTCGGGGCGGTGCTGCTGGACGTGCTGCTCCCGACGGCGGCCTCGCACCCCGGGCTGAACACCCTGCTCGGCGCGGCGCTGACCCTGGTCGCGGTGCTCGTCGCCGCGCTGGGACCGCCGCCGCGCCGCTGA
- a CDS encoding NAD-dependent epimerase/dehydratase family protein, with protein MSLHVIVGAGPVGTATAQLLAERGERVRVVTRRGTGPEHPAVERTAADAADADRLAALTEGAAALYNCANPAYHRWPVDWPPLAAALLTAAERTGAVLATVGNLYGYGPVDGPMTEDTPLAAAGTKGRVRNRMWTDALAAHQAGRARVTEVRGSDYVGVGGTSLAMMVLPRVLAGQRVFLPVDWDAPHTWTYIPDVARTLVAAATDERAWGRPWHVPSAPAVPMRELAARAAALVGAPAPKLTRMLYPVLWLGGLANPMARELRETAYQFDRPFVMDATAATATLGIEPTPLDRVVKETVAGLRG; from the coding sequence ATGTCCCTGCACGTGATCGTCGGTGCCGGACCCGTCGGCACCGCCACCGCCCAGCTCCTCGCCGAGCGCGGCGAGCGGGTGCGCGTGGTGACCCGCCGCGGCACCGGACCCGAGCATCCGGCGGTCGAGCGGACCGCCGCCGATGCCGCCGACGCGGACCGGCTGGCCGCCCTGACCGAGGGCGCCGCCGCCCTCTACAACTGCGCCAACCCGGCCTACCACCGGTGGCCGGTGGACTGGCCGCCGCTGGCCGCCGCGCTGCTCACCGCCGCCGAGCGGACCGGAGCGGTGCTCGCCACCGTGGGCAACCTCTACGGGTACGGGCCGGTGGACGGTCCGATGACCGAGGACACCCCGCTCGCCGCCGCCGGCACCAAGGGGCGGGTCCGGAACCGGATGTGGACCGACGCGCTCGCCGCGCACCAGGCCGGGCGGGCCCGGGTCACCGAGGTACGCGGCTCCGACTACGTCGGCGTCGGCGGGACCTCGCTGGCCATGATGGTGCTGCCCCGGGTGCTCGCCGGGCAGCGGGTGTTCCTGCCGGTCGACTGGGACGCCCCGCACACCTGGACGTACATTCCCGACGTCGCCCGTACCCTGGTCGCCGCCGCGACCGACGAGCGGGCCTGGGGGCGGCCCTGGCACGTGCCGAGCGCGCCCGCCGTGCCGATGCGGGAGCTGGCCGCCCGCGCGGCGGCCCTGGTCGGAGCGCCGGCCCCGAAGCTGACCCGGATGCTCTACCCGGTGCTCTGGCTCGGCGGCCTCGCCAACCCGATGGCCCGTGAGCTGCGGGAGACCGCCTACCAGTTCGACCGGCCGTTCGTGATGGACGCCACGGCCGCCACCGCGACCCTCGGCATCGAGCCCACCCCGTTGGACCGGGTGGTCAAGGAGACGGTGGCGGGGCTGCGCGGCTGA
- a CDS encoding TetR/AcrR family transcriptional regulator, with translation MVAPSLRARVRAGMIEEIKTVARRHLATDGANLSLRAVARDMGMVSSAIYRYFPSRDDLLTALILEAYESLGDAVEAADAAADRADLRGRWHAVCRAARTWALDHPAEYALLYGSPVPGYAAPQDTVAPASRPPLTLVGILRDGVAAGRLDPPDDDLAEPVRADLAELAASFFPRLPEPLLARGMAGWTQLFGLISFELFGRINEMLPHRDEYFDHQTGLMADLIGLPTA, from the coding sequence ATGGTCGCTCCCTCGCTCCGCGCCCGGGTCCGCGCCGGCATGATCGAAGAGATCAAGACGGTGGCCCGCCGTCACCTGGCCACCGACGGCGCCAATCTCTCGCTGCGCGCCGTCGCCCGGGACATGGGCATGGTCTCCTCCGCGATCTACCGCTACTTCCCCAGCCGGGACGACCTGCTCACGGCGCTGATCCTGGAGGCGTACGAGTCGCTCGGCGACGCGGTGGAGGCGGCGGACGCCGCAGCCGACCGGGCCGACCTGCGCGGACGCTGGCACGCCGTGTGCCGGGCGGCCCGGACCTGGGCGCTCGACCACCCCGCCGAGTACGCCCTGCTCTATGGCAGCCCGGTCCCCGGGTATGCGGCCCCGCAAGATACCGTCGCGCCAGCATCGCGGCCCCCGCTCACCCTGGTCGGCATCCTGCGCGACGGTGTGGCCGCCGGCCGGCTGGATCCGCCCGACGACGACCTGGCCGAGCCGGTTCGCGCCGACCTCGCGGAGTTGGCCGCCAGCTTCTTCCCCCGGCTGCCCGAACCGCTGCTGGCCCGGGGCATGGCCGGCTGGACCCAGCTCTTCGGGCTGATCAGCTTCGAGCTGTTCGGCCGGATCAACGAGATGCTGCCGCACCGCGACGAGTACTTCGACCACCAGACCGGGCTGATGGCCGACCTGATCGGCCTGCCCACCGCCTGA
- a CDS encoding NAD(P)/FAD-dependent oxidoreductase, protein MREVDVAVIGAGPAGLFAAYYAGFRGLSVAVIDALPEPGGQVTAMYPEKLILDVAGFPAVKGRELVANLVAQAAPFHPEYLLGTRAEKLSYVDGRPVLGLAGGEQLRCGAVVVTGGLGSFTPRPLPVADSFVGAGIVYFVPQPAELAGRDVLIVGGGDSAFDWAVTLQPIARSVTLVHRREKFRAHASTVARVHALPVRVVVNAEVTGLYGEGRVTGAELTVRGGAVETLPVDSVVAALGFTADLGPLAEWGLKLDRRHIVVDSAMATNLPRVFAAGDITEYQGKVRLIATGFGEAATAVNNAAVVIDPTAHLFPGHSSDGS, encoded by the coding sequence ATGCGCGAGGTCGATGTCGCCGTGATCGGGGCCGGTCCGGCCGGGCTCTTCGCCGCGTACTACGCCGGGTTCCGCGGCCTCTCCGTGGCGGTGATCGACGCGCTGCCCGAGCCGGGTGGCCAGGTCACCGCCATGTACCCGGAGAAGCTCATCCTCGACGTCGCCGGGTTCCCCGCCGTCAAGGGGCGGGAACTGGTGGCGAACCTGGTCGCCCAGGCCGCGCCCTTCCACCCCGAGTACCTGCTCGGCACCCGGGCGGAGAAGCTGTCGTACGTCGACGGGCGGCCGGTGCTCGGCCTCGCCGGGGGCGAGCAGCTGCGCTGCGGCGCGGTGGTGGTGACCGGCGGGCTGGGCAGCTTCACGCCCCGGCCGTTGCCGGTGGCCGACAGCTTCGTGGGCGCCGGGATCGTCTATTTCGTGCCCCAGCCCGCGGAGCTGGCCGGCCGGGACGTGCTCATCGTGGGCGGCGGCGATTCGGCCTTCGACTGGGCGGTCACGCTTCAGCCGATCGCCCGGTCGGTGACCCTGGTGCACCGGCGGGAGAAGTTCCGGGCGCACGCCTCGACCGTGGCGCGGGTGCACGCTCTGCCGGTCCGGGTGGTGGTCAACGCCGAGGTGACCGGGCTGTACGGCGAGGGCCGGGTCACCGGGGCCGAGCTCACCGTACGCGGCGGCGCGGTGGAGACCCTGCCGGTGGACAGCGTGGTCGCCGCCCTCGGCTTCACCGCCGACCTGGGGCCGCTCGCCGAGTGGGGGCTGAAGCTGGACCGGCGGCACATCGTGGTGGACAGTGCGATGGCCACCAACCTGCCCCGGGTCTTCGCGGCCGGCGACATCACCGAATACCAGGGCAAGGTCCGGCTGATCGCCACCGGCTTCGGCGAGGCCGCCACGGCGGTGAACAACGCGGCCGTGGTCATCGACCCGACCGCCCACCTGTTCCCCGGCCACTCCTCCGACGGAAGTTGA
- a CDS encoding rhomboid family intramembrane serine protease — protein MTWRGGPTGGDPHRFGTEAFYASLGRAFVAMCAFVPVLFLIEALDVGLHANLDVTAGIIPRRIQGLDGVVFSPFLHAGWNHLYSNSIPLILLGTFVLAAGTRRFLWSTLVIILVSGLGVWFTGSPNSVVVGASGVIFGYLGILLTRGVVERSWWNFGVVLLVGLLYGWQLLGILPTDERISWQGHLFGLLGGIVAAILFRRRRAELSDPDPTGSPTVTLP, from the coding sequence GTGACCTGGCGCGGCGGCCCCACGGGCGGCGATCCCCACCGGTTCGGCACCGAGGCGTTCTACGCCTCCCTGGGCCGGGCCTTCGTGGCGATGTGCGCGTTCGTGCCGGTGCTGTTCCTCATCGAGGCGCTCGACGTCGGCCTGCACGCCAATCTCGACGTGACCGCCGGGATCATCCCGCGCCGGATCCAGGGGCTCGACGGGGTCGTCTTCTCGCCGTTCCTGCACGCCGGTTGGAACCACCTCTACAGCAACAGCATCCCGCTGATCCTGCTCGGCACCTTCGTGCTGGCGGCCGGCACCCGCCGGTTCCTCTGGTCGACCTTGGTGATCATCCTGGTCAGCGGGCTGGGGGTGTGGTTCACCGGGTCGCCGAACTCGGTGGTGGTCGGCGCGAGCGGCGTCATCTTCGGCTACCTCGGCATCCTGCTCACCCGGGGCGTGGTTGAGCGGAGCTGGTGGAACTTCGGCGTGGTGTTGCTGGTCGGCCTCCTCTACGGCTGGCAGCTGCTCGGCATCCTCCCCACCGACGAGCGCATCTCCTGGCAGGGACATCTGTTCGGGCTGCTCGGCGGGATCGTCGCGGCGATCCTGTTCCGCCGCCGCCGGGCCGAGCTGTCCGACCCGGACCCGACCGGGTCGCCCACCGTCACGCTGCCCTGA
- a CDS encoding aggregation-promoting factor C-terminal-like domain-containing protein has protein sequence MSRLWSRFGARTAAVALLSVGVAGGFYLGEDRQTQQQGLTAQVGLEVDRAEYAYQRDRQTDHRLASAKQRAAEYQARLRAAAAAKEAAERAKEAEAAAASRKKEREAAARAKPYDGPIPTSCEEYSGNRQIGCAIMLDEGFGIDQFPCLDKLWTKESGWNHKAYNEGSGAYGIPQALPGSKMGSVADDWKTNPATQIKWGLGYIEGRYDDPCGAWQHSQSTGWY, from the coding sequence GTGAGTCGGCTGTGGAGCCGGTTCGGCGCCCGTACGGCCGCTGTCGCACTGCTCTCCGTGGGCGTTGCCGGCGGCTTTTACCTGGGCGAAGACCGACAGACCCAGCAACAGGGCCTGACCGCGCAGGTCGGCCTGGAGGTCGACCGGGCCGAGTACGCGTACCAGCGGGACCGGCAGACCGACCACCGCTTGGCGTCGGCCAAGCAGCGGGCCGCCGAGTACCAGGCGCGGCTGCGGGCCGCCGCGGCGGCCAAGGAGGCCGCCGAGCGGGCCAAGGAGGCCGAGGCGGCAGCCGCGTCCCGCAAGAAGGAGCGGGAGGCCGCGGCCAGGGCCAAGCCGTACGACGGTCCGATCCCGACCTCCTGCGAGGAGTACAGCGGCAACCGGCAGATCGGCTGCGCGATCATGCTGGACGAGGGTTTCGGCATCGACCAGTTCCCGTGTCTGGACAAGCTCTGGACCAAGGAGAGCGGCTGGAACCACAAGGCCTACAACGAGGGGTCCGGCGCGTACGGGATCCCGCAGGCGCTCCCGGGCAGCAAGATGGGCTCGGTCGCCGACGACTGGAAGACCAACCCGGCCACCCAGATCAAGTGGGGCCTCGGCTACATCGAGGGCCGGTACGACGACCCCTGCGGTGCCTGGCAGCACTCGCAGAGCACCGGCTGGTACTGA
- a CDS encoding PhoH family protein, whose translation MTTRRTPAGADQTPAATATTRRTTRSRRTAAAGSAGTEEPRPAGQAFVLDTSVLLSDPAAFHRFAEHEVVLPLVVISELEGKRHHPELGWFARQSLRMLDELRVKHGRLDRPIPANDQGGTLRVELNHTDDGVLPPGFRTESNDARILSVALNLAAEGREVTLVSKDMPLRVKAASVGLPADEYRHGQASDPTWTGMAELELAEEEIARLYAGEALDLDAAAGLPCHTGLVLHSGRGSALGRVLPDKTVRLVRGDREAFGVHGRSAEQRVALDLLLDESIGIVSLGGRAGTGKSALALCAGLEAVMERRRHKKVIVFRPLYAVGGQELGYLPGSETEKMSPWAQAVFDTLGAVVHENVLEEVTSRGLLEVLPLTHIRGRSLHDAFVIVDEAQSLERGVLLTVLSRIGQGSRVVLTHDVAQRDNLRVGRHDGVTAVIEALKGHPLFAHVTLSRSERSPIAAMVTDLLEDIPL comes from the coding sequence GTGACCACTCGCCGTACCCCCGCTGGTGCCGACCAGACCCCGGCCGCGACCGCCACGACCCGCCGCACCACCCGCAGCCGCCGCACCGCGGCCGCCGGGTCGGCCGGCACCGAGGAGCCTCGACCAGCCGGCCAGGCCTTCGTCCTGGACACCTCGGTCCTCCTCTCCGATCCCGCGGCCTTCCACCGCTTCGCCGAGCACGAGGTGGTGCTGCCGCTGGTGGTCATCTCCGAGCTGGAGGGGAAGCGGCACCACCCCGAGCTGGGCTGGTTCGCCCGCCAGTCGCTGCGCATGCTGGACGAGCTGCGGGTGAAGCACGGCCGGCTGGACCGGCCGATCCCCGCCAACGACCAGGGCGGCACCCTGCGGGTGGAGCTGAACCACACCGACGACGGGGTGCTCCCGCCCGGCTTCCGCACCGAGTCGAACGACGCCCGGATCCTCTCCGTGGCGCTCAACCTCGCCGCCGAGGGGCGGGAGGTCACCCTGGTCAGCAAGGACATGCCGCTGCGGGTGAAGGCGGCCTCGGTGGGCCTGCCGGCCGACGAGTACCGGCACGGCCAGGCCAGCGATCCGACCTGGACCGGCATGGCCGAGCTGGAACTGGCCGAGGAGGAGATCGCCCGGCTGTACGCGGGCGAGGCGCTGGACCTGGACGCCGCCGCCGGCCTGCCCTGCCACACCGGGCTGGTGCTGCACTCCGGGCGGGGCTCGGCGCTGGGTCGGGTGCTGCCGGACAAGACGGTCCGGCTGGTCCGGGGTGACCGGGAGGCGTTCGGGGTGCACGGCCGCTCGGCGGAGCAGCGGGTCGCCCTCGACCTGCTGCTGGACGAGTCGATCGGCATCGTCTCGCTGGGCGGTCGGGCCGGCACCGGCAAGTCCGCCCTGGCGCTCTGCGCCGGGCTGGAGGCGGTGATGGAGCGCCGCCGGCACAAGAAGGTGATCGTCTTCCGCCCGCTCTACGCGGTCGGCGGCCAGGAGCTCGGCTACCTGCCGGGCTCCGAGACGGAGAAGATGTCCCCCTGGGCGCAGGCGGTCTTCGACACGCTCGGTGCGGTGGTGCACGAGAACGTGCTGGAGGAGGTCACCTCGCGGGGTCTGCTGGAGGTCCTGCCGCTGACCCACATCCGGGGCCGCAGCCTGCACGACGCCTTCGTGATCGTCGACGAGGCGCAGTCGCTGGAGCGGGGCGTACTGCTCACCGTGCTCTCCCGGATCGGCCAGGGGTCGCGGGTGGTGCTCACCCATGATGTGGCGCAGCGGGACAATCTGCGGGTGGGGCGGCACGACGGGGTGACCGCGGTGATCGAGGCGTTGAAGGGCCATCCGCTCTTCGCGCACGTCACCCTCAGCCGTTCGGAGCGTTCTCCGATCGCCGCCATGGTCACGGATCTGTTGGAGGACATCCCGCTCTGA
- a CDS encoding helix-turn-helix domain-containing protein — protein MSETANARKIAFATFVRRALDDARAMRAWSGTEVSRRTGVSRQTINRWVRGDWASDPEVERVVAFCEGLGLNPAAAFAALDWDRAAAPRTTPTPPPMDPDVEALLRRLVDPNVSEAEKFHIRETIRYLAYRPTMPVDAGKRGRQAG, from the coding sequence GTGAGCGAGACCGCCAACGCACGGAAGATCGCCTTCGCCACCTTCGTCCGCCGCGCGCTGGACGACGCGCGCGCCATGCGGGCGTGGAGCGGCACCGAGGTCTCCCGGCGCACCGGCGTCTCCCGGCAGACCATCAACCGGTGGGTGCGCGGCGACTGGGCGAGCGACCCCGAGGTGGAGCGGGTGGTGGCGTTCTGCGAGGGGCTGGGCCTCAACCCGGCGGCGGCGTTCGCCGCGCTGGACTGGGACCGGGCCGCCGCTCCGCGCACCACCCCCACCCCGCCGCCGATGGATCCCGACGTCGAGGCGCTGCTGCGCCGGCTGGTCGACCCGAACGTCTCCGAGGCGGAGAAGTTCCACATTCGAGAAACCATTCGCTACCTCGCCTATCGCCCGACCATGCCCGTCGATGCCGGAAAACGAGGCAGGCAGGCCGGATAG
- the otsB gene encoding trehalose-phosphatase codes for MPPLNLGNQQPKTPLDAEHAWRATAARAADVVFFFDFDGTLAPVDDDPTAVQPAPKVLAALEALAPRVRRIAIVSARPVEFLRDHLGGLAGIDLYGLYGLEHSHSGGETVTEPAALPWVPTMAELAEQARAELPPGALVEFKRLSVALHWRTAPQLGDLVQEWGRAQADRLGLRCQAGRMVLELKPPVDRDKGMVIGEMVRDAGGAWYFGDDVSDIRAFAALRARAAADPEFLGVCVAVANSETGHEVADAADLTLDSPAALADFLTKALPHLP; via the coding sequence GTGCCGCCGTTGAATCTGGGCAACCAGCAGCCGAAGACCCCGTTGGACGCCGAGCACGCGTGGCGCGCCACCGCCGCCCGCGCGGCCGACGTGGTGTTCTTCTTCGACTTCGACGGCACACTCGCGCCGGTCGACGACGACCCCACCGCGGTCCAGCCCGCCCCGAAGGTGCTCGCCGCGCTGGAGGCCCTCGCCCCCCGCGTACGCCGGATCGCCATCGTCTCCGCGCGCCCGGTGGAGTTCCTCCGCGACCACCTGGGCGGCCTCGCCGGCATCGACCTTTACGGCCTCTATGGCCTGGAGCACAGCCACTCCGGCGGTGAGACGGTCACCGAGCCGGCCGCCCTGCCATGGGTGCCCACCATGGCCGAGCTCGCCGAGCAGGCCCGCGCCGAGCTGCCGCCCGGCGCCCTGGTGGAGTTCAAGCGGCTCTCCGTCGCCCTGCACTGGCGCACCGCCCCGCAGCTCGGCGACCTGGTCCAGGAGTGGGGCCGGGCCCAGGCCGACCGGCTCGGCCTGCGCTGCCAGGCCGGGCGGATGGTGCTGGAGCTGAAGCCCCCGGTCGACCGGGACAAGGGCATGGTCATCGGCGAGATGGTCCGGGACGCCGGCGGCGCCTGGTACTTCGGCGACGACGTCTCCGACATCAGGGCCTTCGCGGCGCTGCGCGCCCGGGCCGCCGCCGACCCCGAGTTCCTCGGCGTGTGCGTCGCCGTCGCCAACTCGGAGACCGGCCACGAGGTCGCCGACGCCGCCGACCTCACCCTCGACTCCCCCGCCGCCCTGGCCGACTTCCTCACCAAGGCCCTCCCCCACCTCCCCTAA
- a CDS encoding isoprenyl transferase — protein sequence MTLRKLLYSVYERRLTAKLAGKPVPRHVGVMCDGNRRWAREMGFVDPNDGHRMGAERIKELLRWCDAAGVGHVTLWLLSTDNLSRPAAELDPLLQIIEDLTTELAEEGNPWRLRMVGALDVLPAQHAAALKAAEERTRARSGGAQVNIAVGYGGRREIADAVRSLLLEHAATGGTIEELASSIDVDHISEHLYTKGLPDPDLIIRTSGEQRLSGFMLWQSAHSEFYFCELNWPDFRRVDFLRALRSYATRQRRFGS from the coding sequence ATGACTCTGCGGAAACTCCTCTACTCCGTGTACGAGCGCCGGCTGACGGCGAAGCTCGCGGGCAAGCCGGTGCCCCGGCACGTCGGCGTGATGTGTGACGGCAACCGCAGATGGGCCCGGGAGATGGGGTTCGTCGATCCGAACGACGGCCACCGGATGGGCGCGGAGCGGATCAAGGAGCTGCTGCGCTGGTGCGACGCCGCCGGCGTCGGACATGTGACGCTCTGGCTGCTCTCCACCGACAACCTGTCCCGGCCGGCCGCCGAGCTGGACCCGCTGCTCCAGATCATCGAGGACCTCACCACCGAGCTGGCCGAGGAGGGCAACCCCTGGCGGCTGCGGATGGTCGGCGCGCTCGACGTGCTGCCGGCGCAACACGCCGCCGCGCTCAAGGCCGCCGAGGAGCGCACCCGGGCCCGCAGCGGCGGCGCGCAGGTCAACATCGCCGTCGGGTACGGCGGCCGGCGCGAGATCGCCGACGCGGTCCGCTCGCTGCTGCTGGAGCACGCGGCGACCGGCGGGACCATCGAGGAGCTGGCCAGCTCGATCGACGTCGACCACATCTCCGAGCACCTCTACACCAAGGGCCTGCCCGACCCGGACCTGATCATCCGAACCAGCGGCGAGCAGCGCCTCTCCGGCTTCATGCTCTGGCAGAGCGCCCACTCCGAGTTCTACTTCTGCGAACTCAACTGGCCGGACTTCCGCCGCGTCGACTTCCTCCGCGCGTTGCGCTCCTACGCCACCCGCCAACGCCGCTTCGGCTCCTGA
- a CDS encoding geranylgeranyl reductase family protein codes for MWDVIVVGGGPAGAAAALAARRAGAARVLLVDRYDFPRDKACGDGIAAHALDVLAELGVTGAVDGYAPVPALRLVGPGGGTVARTLPRAAYTVPRQVFDARLVAAATAAGAELRRHTVRRVELRDDRVVLDGELAARAVVGADGAGSMLRRALGHPVNPDRHLALAIRGYAPARPGPPEQMIVTSTARWPAYAWSFPIGDGRANVGYGEVLRDQPLTRAHLLDRLAALLPGTDPAAVTDLRAHHLPFSTHRPAPGRGRVVLAGDALSLINPLTGEGIFYALRSGALAGAAAAGTPAHAARRYADALRRRLGTHLRHSSVAVWLARRRGVVDAAVRAARRDDRVYRTVMELGLGDGRLDARTLAMIGFGLVGRDAPPRH; via the coding sequence ATCTGGGACGTGATCGTGGTGGGGGGTGGGCCCGCGGGGGCGGCCGCCGCCCTGGCGGCGCGGCGGGCGGGGGCGGCGCGGGTGCTGCTGGTGGACCGATACGACTTTCCGCGGGACAAGGCGTGCGGGGACGGGATCGCCGCGCACGCGCTGGACGTCCTCGCCGAACTCGGCGTGACCGGGGCGGTCGACGGGTACGCTCCGGTGCCCGCGTTGCGCCTCGTCGGTCCCGGCGGCGGCACGGTGGCCCGGACGCTGCCCCGGGCCGCGTACACGGTGCCCCGGCAGGTGTTCGACGCCCGGCTGGTGGCGGCGGCGACCGCCGCCGGAGCGGAGCTGCGCCGGCACACCGTACGCCGGGTGGAGCTCCGCGACGACCGGGTGGTGCTGGACGGGGAACTGGCCGCGCGGGCGGTGGTCGGGGCGGACGGCGCCGGCTCGATGCTGCGCCGGGCGCTCGGCCACCCGGTGAACCCGGACCGGCACCTCGCGCTCGCCATCCGCGGCTACGCCCCGGCCCGGCCCGGTCCGCCCGAGCAGATGATCGTCACCTCGACGGCGCGCTGGCCGGCGTACGCCTGGTCCTTCCCGATCGGTGACGGCCGCGCGAACGTCGGGTACGGGGAGGTCCTGCGCGATCAGCCGCTGACCCGCGCCCACCTGCTGGACCGGCTGGCCGCCCTGCTCCCCGGCACCGATCCGGCCGCGGTCACCGACCTGCGGGCGCACCACCTGCCGTTCTCCACGCACCGGCCGGCACCGGGCCGGGGCCGGGTGGTGCTGGCCGGCGACGCGCTCTCGTTGATCAACCCGCTCACCGGTGAGGGGATCTTCTACGCGCTGCGCTCCGGGGCCCTGGCCGGCGCGGCGGCGGCCGGCACCCCGGCGCACGCGGCCCGCCGGTACGCCGACGCGCTGCGCCGCCGCCTCGGCACCCACCTGCGGCACAGCTCGGTCGCGGTGTGGCTGGCCCGGCGGCGCGGGGTGGTGGACGCGGCGGTACGCGCCGCCCGGCGCGACGACCGGGTCTACCGCACGGTGATGGAGCTGGGACTGGGTGACGGACGTCTCGACGCCCGCACTCTGGCCATGATCGGCTTCGGTCTCGTCGGGCGGGATGCGCCACCGCGGCACTGA